The Chitinophaga pinensis DSM 2588 region GCTTTTCAGTCTGATATTCAGGTTGCCGTTGCCAACAGCCTGTGTATATGGCGTATAACCCAGTGCGCTGAATACCAGGGTACCATTGGAAGGAGCTTTTAAGGTGAATCTCCCACTACCATCGGTAGCAGTACCGGTAGTACCGTCTTTCACACGTACGCTTACCCCAGGCACAGCTTCTCCTTTTTCGTCCACTACACGGCCTGTAACAGTGATGATAGTATCTGCTGCTGCTTTATGACCTGCAGGCAGGCTTTTTACAATGATGCGGGAGCCATCTATAGAATAATCGAAAGGCTGATTGTCCAGACAAATCTCAAGTGCCTCCTGAACGGATGCATTTTTTATATCAATAGTTACAGGATTGGCTGTTGCGAGCAATGTTTCATCATAAACTATGGAAATTCCTGCCTGACGGGCCACCTGACGAAGGACTTTTTTGAGGGGAGCCTTCTTCTCCGATATAGAGATTTGCTGAGATACTCCTTTTGCGCTGATCTGTAGACATGCCACTAGCAACAAAAAGGTGGTCAGTTTCATAACGGTGACAATTTTGGTTGATAGATTTTTCCGGGTACGGAAAGTCCTACCACTAAAGTTTAAATGCATACTTTTGTAGTGTTTGGGAATTTAGAAGATCAATAGTTAATAACGTGACGTGGTTTTCAGGATGCCCCGACAATTCTGCCGGAAGTGTTGCAAGCGCTTCCGGTTTTTTATTGATCTGGGCCTGACTGCTCCTTTAATTTGTTCCGGTTACTTCCATAACGTAATTCATTTTACTTAATTAATACCCTGTCTGTCTCACGTGGATTTAGTACAGCACAGGCTTTATTTACCCGATGTAACAGTTAGTTTTCGCCCTGACAGTGAGAATGTAGGTCCATTTGCTTCCAGCATATGCAGAATATCGGATAATGGTAAGCTCCGGCTTATACGCCCCCCAAAGAGCCTTTCATTTCCCGTCTGGTTGTAACTAACCTCTATATCGTACCACCTGGCCAATTGACGTAATATGTCAGCCATAGTAGCATTATCAAACTCAAAAAAACCTGTTTTCCAGGCAATTACCTGGTCTACATCCGCCTTCATAACTACCATAACGCCAGTGGCAGGGTCAACGACTGCCTGTTGGCCTGGCTTCAGGCGTTGTTCTGTATTTCCATACTTAACATTGACCAGTCCCTCGATCAGTGTTGTATTGATACTCTTTTCGTCGGCATAGGCCATGATATCAAACTGGGTTCCCAATACCTGTACTTCTGTATTATTTGCTTTTACAAAGAATGGCTTGCTGGCGTTTGGCGCCACTTCAAAATAGCCTTGTCCCTGAATTTCGACCTCCCGCCGATCTCCGTTAAAAGAGGTCGGATATCTCATACTGGATGCCGCATTCAGCCATACATGGCTGCCATCTGACAGTACAATATTGAACTGACCTCCCCTTGGAACGGTCAGTGTATTATAAGTAACAACATCACTGCTACCCTGTCCTGCATAGTGCAGCTGCCCATTCTGCTGGCGGACAACCGTTTCCCCCTGGTTGATGATCTGATTTCCTGCGCTATCCAGTGTCACCACATCTCCATTAGCCAGCGTCAGTATAGCCTTATTAGTACCAGGCGCAATATCTCCGGTATCAGCTGCCAGTACACCGGTATTTGCAGTAAGTGCCTTGCGGGAGGAGACCGTATTCATATAATAATAGACGCCACTACCTGCCAGCAATACTACCGCAGCTGCTGCTATCCAGCGCAAACGCATACGTTGCGGGAACCGGATTACTTTCTCCTGGGAAATGTCCTGTAAAAGTCTTGTTTCGATACGATCGCTCAGTTCAGAAGGAATCTCATAATGCTCACCCATTGTCTTTTCGAACTCCCGCTGCATGGCGGCAAGCAAAGAACGATTAGATCCTGACGATTGCAGCCAGGCATACAGTTCTTCCATTTCGGCCCTATTGCATTGACCGTCAAGGTATTTCTGTAAAAGTTTTTCGTAACGTTCCGTGGATAATGACATAAGTTAAGAGCACCTTTTGCGGGGGGTACCTATATATATTATCCAAAACTGACGAGGTAGGGTACCTCAACTTTAAAAAAAAGTTAAAATATTTTTCCGGCGAGATAAATGGCGAGTAAAATATCACCATGACGATGCACATAATCGTATATAAAGCGCATCCCTAAAACCATGTGTTTTTTTACGGCATTCCTGGAAATGCCCAGCAAAAGGGCCACTTCATCATAGCTTTTTCCTTCCTGACGGCATAATTTGAACACATTCAGACGCTGGGGCGGCATCCTGACCAGGGCCTCCTGAAAAAGACGGTCATATTCCTTCGTCCTTACCTGCTGTTCCGGCTGGACGGCAGAAACATCCTCGAGCTGACTGAATAACTGGTCCCGGAAGTTTTTGTCGGTAGTAAGTTTGTCGATAGTCTTAATAACGTGGTTACGGGCTATCCTGTATAAGTATCCTGTAAAGGACAATTCGGGGTTAATACGGTCCCTGATCTCCCATACTTTCAAAAAAACATCGTGCACCAGGTCTTCTGCAAGGGAAGGAACCTTGCAAAAACGCAGCAAGTAAACGTAGAGCGAGGCGTGATAGTGTCGGTAAATCTTCGTGAACGCAGACTCATCTCCCTGCATCATCCTTAACAACACCTCTTCCTCGGATGGCATACGATCCATATCAAATTGAACAATTAGTAGTGGGAATCCCCTAAAGCTGTAAAACTAAAGAAAAGTGGGAAATGTACAAATTAGGCAGCTGTACAGGCTGGAAGCGTACAAAGTACGCGTATTCGTATAGGTATTGGGGATGAATTTTTTAGAGTTGTAAATATTTCTGCATAATTTATTTGCACAATTGAAATAATAATTCATATATTTGCACCCCCGACGAACGGGAACACACAGTGTTGGATCAGTAGTTCAGTTGGTTAGAATGCCGCCCTGTCACGGCGGAGGTCGCGGGTTCGAGTCCCGTCTGGTCCGCAAGCTTTAAGCCTTCAAATCGAAAGATTTGGAGGCTTTTTTCTTTTGTCCCCGACCATCAGCCGATTATTCATCCAACGGCTCGAAGATTTTCTGCTTTTCATTCCGTATCTCCCAGTAAGCTTTCTTTAAATCCGCATTCAAAAATGAAGCATTGATCATTTCATGAACTTCCGTATTATGAGATTTAAATTTTTTGTAAATGTTAGCTCTTACTTTTTCTGGAATATTCAATATGTTGGCAAGGGCTTCAAAATCTCTCAGTTTAATATTTTTCTTTTCCCATTGAGGAGTAATGCCATTTCTTCCTGGTCTTTTGGAAAGACAAGGTTTACATTCAACAAATCATAAGCGGGACTCAATGCAATACTATTCTCAAGATGCAGTAAAGAGAAATTTTTCAGAGATCAGATTTTATCCGAGTCCCCTTCCTTTGCTCGTATATCTCCAGATGTTTATTCGATAATGCCGATAAAACGCCTGTCTTATCTTTTTTGAGTGCTGCTGTTAGCTCCTTTTTGATCTCGGTGTTATTCTCTGACACTCCCCAAATGGCCATTTCCATGATGATCGGGATAAGCCCAACCCCTCTTTCCGTAAGACAATATGCCACCCTCGGCTTGCCGGGAACGGGATATTTCATAATGAATCCTTCGCTTTCAAGCATTTTTAATCGATCTGTTAAGACATTGGTCGCAATGCCCTCAGCCGACTGAATAAACTCGCCAAAGGTGTTTTTATTGTTAAGCAGGATGTCCCGGACGATCAGCAGCGTCCATTTGTCGCCAAGAAAGTCAAGGCTGAAGCTAATCGGGCAAGCCGAACGTTTCTTTATTTTTTTGATCATATCGTCGTAATCATCATCATTCATTGCGCTTGCTGATTACAAGTGCAAATTTAAGCATAAAATGCCCGGGAGTAAAAGAAAAAATCAAGATAAAAATCTGCACTTGCAAATAACAAGTAGAAATTAATACATTTGCAGTTGTAAAAAACAACTGCAAATACACCCTTCTTTTATTTTGATTAATGAAAAAACAACGACGATATGAATGATTTACTAAAGTTTACAATAGACGCCCACGGCGGTCTGGATAACTGGAAGAAGTTTGAAAATTTATCCGCTCAC contains the following coding sequences:
- a CDS encoding FecR domain-containing protein; amino-acid sequence: MSLSTERYEKLLQKYLDGQCNRAEMEELYAWLQSSGSNRSLLAAMQREFEKTMGEHYEIPSELSDRIETRLLQDISQEKVIRFPQRMRLRWIAAAAVVLLAGSGVYYYMNTVSSRKALTANTGVLAADTGDIAPGTNKAILTLANGDVVTLDSAGNQIINQGETVVRQQNGQLHYAGQGSSDVVTYNTLTVPRGGQFNIVLSDGSHVWLNAASSMRYPTSFNGDRREVEIQGQGYFEVAPNASKPFFVKANNTEVQVLGTQFDIMAYADEKSINTTLIEGLVNVKYGNTEQRLKPGQQAVVDPATGVMVVMKADVDQVIAWKTGFFEFDNATMADILRQLARWYDIEVSYNQTGNERLFGGRISRSLPLSDILHMLEANGPTFSLSGRKLTVTSGK
- a CDS encoding RNA polymerase sigma factor; this encodes MDRMPSEEEVLLRMMQGDESAFTKIYRHYHASLYVYLLRFCKVPSLAEDLVHDVFLKVWEIRDRINPELSFTGYLYRIARNHVIKTIDKLTTDKNFRDQLFSQLEDVSAVQPEQQVRTKEYDRLFQEALVRMPPQRLNVFKLCRQEGKSYDEVALLLGISRNAVKKHMVLGMRFIYDYVHRHGDILLAIYLAGKIF
- a CDS encoding winged helix-turn-helix transcriptional regulator, translated to MNDDDYDDMIKKIKKRSACPISFSLDFLGDKWTLLIVRDILLNNKNTFGEFIQSAEGIATNVLTDRLKMLESEGFIMKYPVPGKPRVAYCLTERGVGLIPIIMEMAIWGVSENNTEIKKELTAALKKDKTGVLSALSNKHLEIYEQRKGTRIKSDL